The Choloepus didactylus isolate mChoDid1 chromosome 7, mChoDid1.pri, whole genome shotgun sequence genome segment CAAGACTTCTACTGTAAGAAGGAGCGCCGCTTCACCTCAGGTGAGGAGGGCTGAGGTGGGCAGTGGGGGTGGCCAGAGAGGTCATAGGAGAGGCTTGTGGGGCATCCCTGTGAAGCAGGGGGATCAGTCAGTGTGGAATGTCAGAACTGTGAGGAGTCCATGGGATCATCTAGTCTGACCCCACATCAGTCAGCAAGTACTTATTAAGTACACCATGTGTGCAGTGTACTCTGCTAGATCACCATTTGGGCCCTCCAAGAGGCTTGTGGGGCATCCCTGTGAAGCAGGGGGATCAGTCAGTGTGGAATGTCAGAACTGTGAGGAGTCCATGGGATCATCTAGTCTGACCCCACATCAGTCAGCAAGTACTTATTAAGTACACCATGTGTGCAGTGTACTCTGCTAGATCACCATTTGGGCCCTCCAAGAGGGGCTGTTATTATCTAGCAAGAAACAGAAGGCCTGTGTGTGCAAAGTTATATCATGAATACCACTTGGCAATAAATGCTAACCCCAGACAATGGAGGCTGGAGGGGTGCTGAGGAGGGTCAGGGTGTCTGTACTAAGGTCGTGAGAAGGCTTTGTGTCTCAGAGAACTGATGGCAGCTGGCAAGCAGAGGGGCTATTGTCCAGGGTATGGGGGCAGAGAACTgaaaggctgaggaggggagtgAGCTAAGCCTGGGTGCACAGGTTGTGATGGTGTCCTTCTCCCTCAGGGCGATGTCAGGTGCGTGTGCTGCCTCCAGTGCCCACAGAAGGGCTGACACCAGATGACGTCCCAGCTCTGGCTGACAGAGTCCGGCACTCCATGCTTACGGTTTTCCGGGAAATCTCCACTGACGGCCGGGGTGGTGGTGACTGTCTGAAGAAGCCTGGGGGCATAGGTGAAGCCAGGCTCTGAActcccttcccacccacccccaccttcctCCCCACACCTGCCAACCAGTGGGCCTTGTAGAAGGGCCAAgccctcttcctcttttcccctctccccacctgtTCTCCTCTTTGGAATCTTCAATTTCTGAAGTCAATGTGGATATAGCGCCACCCTTGCCCCTTACTACCCCCATTCCTTGTGGACTCTCTTGCCTCGGTGCAGTCTCCATTCTGACCCTCACCTCCTGTCTTCTTGTCTGTGGAACAGTTGCCTCCCCCCATCTCAAGTGGGCTCAGCCTATACAAGGATGGGGAGCATTCCATCCCATCCCAGGGGACACTCTTTCTTTGTGGTCTTCTCTCCCTGTGCACCCCACATTGGCCAGTGGACTCATCCATTCTATGGAACAGTTCCTCCTACCCCCAAGTCCATGGATTCAGTGGCCTCATCCGTTTGTGAGGAAGACTCCTCACCCTGTGGCTGGAAGCTGATACTTCCAACTCCTCCTGGAACAGTCTTCCCAGCCTCATCCGGGGAATATTCTCCACAGTACCTTCATACTCCTTCCCAGTGGAGCCCCCTGTTAGTGGGGGCTGGACTCTTCAAATTCAGAGGTCTCATCCCTGCCCTTGCCCAGATGCCCAGGGTTGCACACACTCCTGGATGCACATGGCCAGTTTGGTCTCCACAATTCTCTGCTTTCCCTGTCCCCACGGTACAGTTCTTCAGTGGTCCTGGACCCACCCAGCCCTCTGCCCTGCTGTACCATTCTGACCAGGCACAAGGGGAGGAGGCAGACATCAGGTGCTGCACTCACTTCTGTTCCCTGAGGAGTTGGGGAAAGGAACTGAACCCTGGCTGGAGGGGATAGGAGggcttttaatttatttctctttgttttgaggcttcccctctctgggccagtTTTCATTTCCTCCCTGTGGCATTagcctctccctgcctcccaccccagacctgttCCCACAATCAGGGAGGTGGGCTGGGAGCTAAAGGAGAGGATGGGACCCATTTTTTGCGTGgttgatttttattaattatCTGGATAACAGCAAGAAACTGAGAATAAAGAGAGAGATATCTGGGTGCTTTCTGGCTGCGTTTGTTAGAGGTTGAAGAGGAGGTCCTCGTGGAGGCAACCTGGACCTGCCTCCAGCTAGAATACTCCAGGCCAGGCCAGAGCAACCCACCTCCCCCTTTACTCAACTCTCCAGAGTTCCACTTGCTTCTCCGTGACTGACAGCCTTATCGGCAGCTTCCCAGCTGGCCAGTCTCAGAGAATTAGGGGTCCAGTTTCAGTATAAATTAGGGGGCAGGGATGCTGCAGAGGTTCCTCATGTGCGGTTGAGGCGGGGGCCCAGGCTGTTGTCTTCACAGGAGCCTGGTGAGTGACAAGGAGGTAGGCGGGAACACTGGCTGTAGTCTATGGGGCTGCCAGGAAGACTGACACCCAACACTTAGCAGAAACCACTGGGCTGGAGCCAGGCTCCCAGGAAGAGAGGGATGGTGAAGTGGGGGTGGCCCGGGGAAGGTATGGGGAAAGTGAGTGTTGGAGAGGGATTCCAGGAAAAGAGGGGAAGCAGGTGTTGGGGAGGGGTCTTGGGAGGAGTTAGGGTTGCTTTGGGGGGTGGGGCCACCTGGGCGAGAGTTGCGTGAGGACTCACAGGCGCCCAGCCTCTCCTCCAGCAGCAGGACCTGGTCGCTGAGAGATTCGATCCTGTCGCCCCGGCCCCATAGCTCGGCCACCTGATCGGGCAGCAGTTCTTCAGGTGGCATGGGCAGCACCGCTCGGACCCAGGCCCCAGCCTGACCCACCCACTAAGGAAGAAGAGACGCCTCAGAGCAttgcaggggtggggagtggtacTCGCCCTGCCCCTAGGCGCCTCGGCTCACCTGCTCCAGCCGATCCAGGCGCCCTCGCAGCTCACGAATCTCCCGCCTCAGGGCGCGCTCCTCGGGTTCCGCCTCCCGAACTAGGCCAAAAGAGAGTGAGACCTCCGCCCCGGCCCGAGTCCGCCGGGCCCTCCGCAAGGCCCATACCCCTGCCGCTCACCGGCCACGTTGAGAATGCTGGCGCCGGTCGGGGGTTCCCGGGATCCCTCCGCACAGGTGCGACCGTCTGGGCCCAGCACCAGGCCGCGGGGGCAGCTGCAGGTGAAGCTGCCCGCCGTGTTGAGGCAGTGGTGCGAACAGAGGGTGACGCTAGCCCTACATTCATCCACGTCTAGTTACGGGAAAGACCAGAGAGCTGAGTGGGGGGAGAGGCAGGGCCCGGCACTCCGGTGGGTAAGGAAGCCctgccccgccccccacccccgttAAGGGACGGGGATGAGCAGGCTCACCCACGTGACAGTGCTTTCCCCCCCAGCCGGGAGCGCACTGGCACTGGTCTGGCCCTACGCAGACGCCTCCGTTAAGGCAGGGCTTGGCGCAGATGGCTAGGGACAGGAGGATGGAGAGTTAGAGACCCAGACCCATGGCCCACTCGCCAGGGTCGGCTTCCCCCAAGACTTAAGAGGATCCAGCCTCACCTT includes the following:
- the EGFL8 gene encoding epidermal growth factor-like protein 8, which produces MGSLAELCTFLGGFSFLLLLMPSEGVKVESLKESQGVCSKQTLVVPLRYNESYSQPVYKPYLTLCAGRRVCSTYRTTYRVAWREVRREVQQTHAVCCQGWKKRHPGALTCEAICAKPCLNGGVCVGPDQCQCAPGWGGKHCHVDVDECRASVTLCSHHCLNTAGSFTCSCPRGLVLGPDGRTCAEGSREPPTGASILNVAVREAEPEERALRREIRELRGRLDRLEQWVGQAGAWVRAVLPMPPEELLPDQVAELWGRGDRIESLSDQVLLLEERLGACSCEDNSLGPRLNRT